The nucleotide sequence AACATAACACGCTACTTGGGTGGGATAAAAGATCCAGCTCCGCTGATCCTGTAAAAAATTGACGCTAATGGTCTCAATGGGTTTTACACTTCCCAGATCCACGATGGCAATAAGATCGGTATCCTGATATCCTTGCCAGGCTCCTGTTCGAAAATCTCGGGCACCTCGAATCCCATCGATAAGTGCGTTTGTACCCCCGGCATTATATTGATTGGCATAGGCTGTTTCCAGCCGAATGCTCAGGTTGGGGTCGATCTTATAGAATTTGGTAGTAAGTGTACTGCTTACAATTCCGTTATTCTCGGCATAAGTTTTCAGTACACTTTCTTCTGAAAGAGGGATGGGTTGAGTGTATTTTCTGAATACCGAATCGTTAATACTGTAATAAATTTCTGCTTCATCTGAAGCAACCTCGAGGACCACCTCGGTCGAGTTCTTAAAAGCAACTTCTCCCATCGCTATAAACGGCGCGGGAGTGATCAAAGCGTCTTCTATGGATGTCTTCGGAATATTGGCATCTTCGGTACCCCAGTTGGAAGGAGTGCTGGTCATTTCAAAGACCAGTGCTCCGCCATTTATTATTTCATCATGCTTTAAATAGCTTCTCTCCAATGGTTCTCCGTTGAGCGTAGCAGTTTTTATATACTTGTTTTGCGCCGAGATTCTTAAGGCTTCAATAGTAAATTGTTTGCCCGATTCCAGATTAATGGTAGCCTTTTCATAGAGGGGGGTTCCAATAATATACTGGTTGCTTCCGGGTGTCACCGGATAGAATCCCAATGAACTTAAAACATACCAGGCGCTCATCTGTCCGCAGTCTTCATTGCCGCTAATCCCGTCCGGACTGTTCGTATATAATTCGGTAAGGATCTTGTGTACTTTGTCCTGAGTAATATAGGGTTTGTTTACGAAATTATATAAGTAGGCCATATGATGACTGGGTTCATTACCATGGGCGTATTGTCCTATGAGTCCGGTAATATCTGCCTGATCCCTTCCCGAAGTTTCCGTTTTAGCCGTGAACAGATCATCTAGGTGCTTTTTAAAAGCTTCTTTGCCTCCCATTAATTTAATAAGACCCGAAATATCTTGCGGCACATATAGGCTATATTGCCATGCATTGGCTTCGGTATAATTAAAATTTACTTCATAGGGATCGAAAGGAGAAAACCAAGTGTTTCTAAACCGCCCCTGCATAAAGTTGGATTCGGGGTTAAAAATATTCTTATAGTTTTGAGCCCTTTCAGTAAAAACCACATAATCCTTTTCCTTATTCATGGCTTTGGCCATTTGTGCGATAGTCCAGTCGTCATAAGCATATTCCAGAGTTTTAGAGGTCGACTCGCTTTCTTCTTCCACAGGGATATAACCAAATTTCTTATAGGCTTTCAGGCCAAGTTTATCTTGCATGGCACTGTGTTTCATAGCCGTGAAGGCCTTTTCGGCATCATAACCTCTTATCCCTTTTAAATACGCATCGGCGATGACGGGAACGGCGTGATATCCAATCATGCATCCTGTATAATTGGCCGAAAGGTCCCAGATGGGCATTATGCCGCCTTCATCGTATTTAGCTAGGAAGGTATTGATAAAATCATTGGTTCTTTCCTGTTCAATAATTGTATACAACGGATGAGCAGCTCGGTAGGTATCCCAAAGGGAAAAAACGGTGTAATAATCAAAATCTGTAGTTTGATGTATCTCAAGATCCATTCCTCTGTACTTTCCGTCGACATCCTGATACAGATTAGGAGCGAGCATGCTATGATATAAGGAGGTATAAAATATGGTTTTGTAGTCATCTGAAGGACTTTCAATCACGATCTTTTCAAGTTGTTCCTCCCAGGCTATTTCCGCTTCGTTCTTTATTTGCTCAAATGATTTAGTGCCAATCTCGGTTTCGAGATTGAGTTTTGCGCCTTCCACACTAACTGCCGAAATTCCTACCGAAATATATACGGGTTCATTTTCGGGGTTGTCAAATTCCAATCCCGCCATTCTGTTACGGCGATCGGGTGATCGATGAAAAAATGTAGGTTGTTTCGTAGGATGTGAAAATTTTAAGTAAAAGAAAAGTCGTTGGTCTTCGGCCCATGCTTTAGAGTGCCGAAAACCTGAAAATTCGGTATCGTTTATTTTTTTGATGTCGAAATCCAGCAACTTATCGCGGTGCTCCAAATCGATGATAAGATGTTGATCCTTAGAAGAAGGATAGCTGTATTTGTGCATTCCGGCCCGCTTGGTGACGGTTAATTCAACTTCAATATCCACACTATCGAGACGAACTCTGTAATAACCCGGCGATGCCGTCTCATTTTCATGAGAAAAGTGTGCCCTGTAACCTTTTTTACCATCAGCCCCGTTGTGGAATATTTGAGAATTTGTGGGCATGAGGAGGACATCACCATAGTCGCTCACGCCTGTGCCACTGAGATGCGTATGTGAAAATCCGTAGATGTAATTATCACTGTAATGATAACCGCTACAGCCGTCCCAGCCTTCAAGACGGGTGTCGGGGCTCAGCTGCATCATACCGAAGGGCATGCTTGCACCCGGATAAGTATGACCGTGGCCTCCGGTACCTATAAACGGATTTACATATTCTATAAGAGCTCTATCTTTAATGGCCGGTTCAGGTTCAGGAATATGGTAACAGGCGGAAAACAGTATGAACGATAGCAGTAGGAAAAAGTAGTTACGCATGTAGATTTTGTATGCTGAAAGATACTAAAAACAGTTAAAAAAAAGTAAATAGGTTTTGGCAGGTATTAAAACATAGTATCTTTAAAAATTCTGATAACGTACCATGCGCTGGATCATTTTTATTGTCATTTATATTTTAATCGACCTTTATGCTTTTCAGGCCATACGAACGCTCACCCGAAACCCCTGGATAAACGGAGCATATATTTTCTTTTCTCTAGCAGTTCTAGCGGCCCTAATTTATCAGCTTAACTTTTCAGGTTCACCGCGACTAATGGCACCGGGAAGCATGTATATATTTGGTTTTTTTCTGGCCTTTCTCGTTCCTAAAATTATACTTGTGGTATTTATGTTTGGAGAGGACATTATTCGTCTGTTTGTTGGATTGTTCTCTAAAGTTGGGGGAGGCGACGAAGGATTTTATATGCCGTCCCGGAGAAAATTTTTAAGCACATTGGCGCTTGGCATTGCAGCAATTCCCTTTGCCTCTTTACTTTATGGAATGTACAGAGGGAAATATAATTACAAGGTTCTCAAATACGCTTTAGAGTTTGACGATCTCCCTGAAGCTTTCGACGGGTACACCATTACTCAGCTTAGTGACATTCACAGTGGAAGTTTCGACAACCACAAAATGGTAAAATATGCGGTGAATTTAGTTAATGAGCAACACAGCGATGTCATTTTGTTTACGGGAGATCTTGTTAATAATGTTGCTGAAGAAATGTTGGACTGGAAGGATCTTTTTGGCTCTTTAAAGGCGAAGGACGGGGTCTTTTCGGTGTTGGGAAATCACGATTACGGGGATTATGTTGCATGGAACAGCACATCTGAAAAGGAGGAAAATCTTGAACGACTGAAAGAATTACAAAAGAGAATGGGATGGGAACTCCTGTTAAACGAACATAGATTCATTGAAAGGAATGGAGAAAAGATTGCATTAATTGGTGTGGAGAATTGGGGAGAAGGTGGGTTTAAAAAAGCCGGAGACCTCAACAAGGCCTGTGCAGGTCTGTCCAAAGGTGATTTTAAGATTCTTATGAGTCATGATCCTTCGCACTGGAAAGCCCAAGTTAAGGAAGATGAACGCCATTTTCAGCTTACATTGAGCGGACATACGCACGGTATGCAATTTGGGATAGAGATTCCGGGTTGGTTTAAATGGAGTCCTGTAAAGTACCGGTACGAAAATTGGGCCGGTATTTATAAGGAATTTGGAAGATACATTAATGTAAACCGAGGATTCGGATATTTGGGTTATCCCGGTCGTGTAGGAATATGGCCCGAAATTACCGTGATCCGACTTAAAAAAAGTGCTAATACCGCTTAATTTGCGGGAAATGCTATATTTGTAGTACAATTGTTCAGATAACACCTTAGACCTATGTCAAAATTTGGAGAATTAATTGAAACCCGGGTACCCGTTCTACTCGATTTTTATGCAGAGTGGGACGAAGCCTGTAAAGACATGCATGCTGTATTACGAGATGTTGCGGCAGCTTTGGGCGATAAGGCCAGAGTGATTAAAATTGATGTCGAAAAAAATAAAGAGCTGGCCGATGCGCTCCGGGTTAAAGGACTCCCAACATTGATGATCTACAAGAATGGTGAAATGAAATGGCGTCAGAGCGGTGAACAGGATGCCAATACCCTAATTGGTCTGGTAAAAGAATACGTTTAGTCTATTTTCATCCAACTTATCTATCTTTTTCTTTTGAGAAATTAAGACTATTTCTATGCCTCTGATTTTCAGTATGGTGTAACACTAAGATCTTATTTAATGAAAATTTCTTTCTGATTTTCTTTCATTTTCTTTACATTCATCGTTTAATTGCGTATATTTTAGACAAAATGCATAGACATATGCTATTTTCTAAGTTAATCTAACAAACCTAACTTAGTATAACCTCAAAAATCTGATGGAGAACACATTATGTTTACTAAATTATCCCTGTTTACCGCATGCCTCTGTTGTATTACATTACATCAGCTAACAGCACAAGTTGGAATAGGAACAACCACGCCTGACCCCTCTGCTGTATTAGACATTTCCTCCACGAGTCAGGGGATGTTAGCACCTCGGATGACCACTGCCGAAAGAGTGGCTATATCAAATCCTTCGGAAGGTCTGCTGGTTTTTGATGTCACTGAAGATGCCTTTTATTATTACAATACTACATCGACTTCCTGGGTTAAGATCTTTGGAGGTGCATCAGACCGTTCAAATTTTGTGCTGGTACAAAGTGAGGCTGACTTTCCTTCACCATCGGGGGGAGTGATCACACTGGACGAGAATACTTATTATGAAATTAATGGTCTTATCACCTTAACCAATTCCATCGACCTTAACAACGCCTATATTTCCGGCTTGGATTCCGGAGAAGATATTTTGTCTTCGGCAGGAACGATCTTTGCCGGTACTTCCGGTGGAAGTATTCGGAATATTACCATCACCGGT is from Constantimarinum furrinae and encodes:
- a CDS encoding GH92 family glycosyl hydrolase; the encoded protein is MRNYFFLLLSFILFSACYHIPEPEPAIKDRALIEYVNPFIGTGGHGHTYPGASMPFGMMQLSPDTRLEGWDGCSGYHYSDNYIYGFSHTHLSGTGVSDYGDVLLMPTNSQIFHNGADGKKGYRAHFSHENETASPGYYRVRLDSVDIEVELTVTKRAGMHKYSYPSSKDQHLIIDLEHRDKLLDFDIKKINDTEFSGFRHSKAWAEDQRLFFYLKFSHPTKQPTFFHRSPDRRNRMAGLEFDNPENEPVYISVGISAVSVEGAKLNLETEIGTKSFEQIKNEAEIAWEEQLEKIVIESPSDDYKTIFYTSLYHSMLAPNLYQDVDGKYRGMDLEIHQTTDFDYYTVFSLWDTYRAAHPLYTIIEQERTNDFINTFLAKYDEGGIMPIWDLSANYTGCMIGYHAVPVIADAYLKGIRGYDAEKAFTAMKHSAMQDKLGLKAYKKFGYIPVEEESESTSKTLEYAYDDWTIAQMAKAMNKEKDYVVFTERAQNYKNIFNPESNFMQGRFRNTWFSPFDPYEVNFNYTEANAWQYSLYVPQDISGLIKLMGGKEAFKKHLDDLFTAKTETSGRDQADITGLIGQYAHGNEPSHHMAYLYNFVNKPYITQDKVHKILTELYTNSPDGISGNEDCGQMSAWYVLSSLGFYPVTPGSNQYIIGTPLYEKATINLESGKQFTIEALRISAQNKYIKTATLNGEPLERSYLKHDEIINGGALVFEMTSTPSNWGTEDANIPKTSIEDALITPAPFIAMGEVAFKNSTEVVLEVASDEAEIYYSINDSVFRKYTQPIPLSEESVLKTYAENNGIVSSTLTTKFYKIDPNLSIRLETAYANQYNAGGTNALIDGIRGARDFRTGAWQGYQDTDLIAIVDLGSVKPIETISVNFLQDQRSWIFYPTQVACYVSDDPKTFTRSLPSQQIPSEVPSEETEIKTLSFDLNGNSGRYIKIVAKNLGDLPQWHLGAPFNGKAWIFVDEIEIK
- a CDS encoding thioredoxin family protein; the encoded protein is MSKFGELIETRVPVLLDFYAEWDEACKDMHAVLRDVAAALGDKARVIKIDVEKNKELADALRVKGLPTLMIYKNGEMKWRQSGEQDANTLIGLVKEYV
- a CDS encoding metallophosphoesterase, with protein sequence MRWIIFIVIYILIDLYAFQAIRTLTRNPWINGAYIFFSLAVLAALIYQLNFSGSPRLMAPGSMYIFGFFLAFLVPKIILVVFMFGEDIIRLFVGLFSKVGGGDEGFYMPSRRKFLSTLALGIAAIPFASLLYGMYRGKYNYKVLKYALEFDDLPEAFDGYTITQLSDIHSGSFDNHKMVKYAVNLVNEQHSDVILFTGDLVNNVAEEMLDWKDLFGSLKAKDGVFSVLGNHDYGDYVAWNSTSEKEENLERLKELQKRMGWELLLNEHRFIERNGEKIALIGVENWGEGGFKKAGDLNKACAGLSKGDFKILMSHDPSHWKAQVKEDERHFQLTLSGHTHGMQFGIEIPGWFKWSPVKYRYENWAGIYKEFGRYINVNRGFGYLGYPGRVGIWPEITVIRLKKSANTA